A section of the Cutibacterium granulosum genome encodes:
- a CDS encoding glutamate-5-semialdehyde dehydrogenase — protein sequence MTTAFVSQAQAAKAVCPQLRRADRATKDAALRAMAEQVRTDSATILTANETDVSRGRTAGMSQAMLDRLTLTPQRVEAMACGLEDLARLADPVGEVVRGWTTPQGVHIEQVRVPIGVIGIIYEARPNVTTDAAGICLKSGNVALLRGSSSALDSNRAIVAALRAGLTRAGMPADLVSLVEGGHEVTGEMMQARGLVDLLIPRGGKGLIQRVVTGSAVPVIETGLGNCHLVIDADADLDMALRIARNAKVQRPSVCNAIETVLIHADIAPQAIAALTDQMVADGVTLHGDPRAVALDNRIVPATAEEYEAEYLSLDLAVKVVDNLDEAIAHIAQYGTGHSETIVTNSVVAAQEFTAMVDAAAVLVNASSRFVDGGQFGFGAEIGISTQKMHARGPMGLPEMTTTSYRVVGTGQIRS from the coding sequence ATGACCACCGCTTTCGTGAGCCAGGCCCAAGCGGCCAAGGCCGTCTGCCCCCAGCTGCGTCGCGCCGATCGTGCCACCAAGGACGCCGCCCTGCGTGCCATGGCCGAGCAGGTGCGCACCGACAGCGCCACTATCCTCACCGCCAACGAGACCGATGTCTCCCGAGGCCGTACCGCTGGAATGTCCCAGGCCATGCTCGACCGCCTCACCCTCACCCCGCAGCGGGTCGAGGCGATGGCGTGCGGATTGGAGGACCTGGCTCGACTCGCCGATCCGGTCGGTGAGGTGGTGCGCGGCTGGACGACTCCCCAGGGGGTCCACATCGAGCAGGTCCGGGTTCCCATCGGCGTCATCGGGATCATCTACGAGGCCCGTCCGAACGTCACCACCGATGCTGCCGGAATCTGTCTCAAGTCGGGAAACGTGGCTCTGCTGCGGGGCTCCTCATCGGCGCTCGACTCCAACCGAGCCATCGTCGCCGCCCTGCGCGCCGGGCTGACCCGGGCGGGAATGCCCGCAGATCTCGTCAGCCTCGTGGAAGGTGGTCATGAGGTCACCGGCGAGATGATGCAGGCTCGCGGACTGGTTGACCTGCTCATTCCGCGTGGTGGCAAGGGGCTCATCCAGCGGGTGGTCACCGGCTCGGCGGTGCCCGTCATCGAGACCGGGTTGGGCAACTGTCACCTCGTCATCGACGCCGACGCCGATCTCGACATGGCCCTGCGCATCGCCCGCAATGCCAAGGTGCAGCGGCCCAGCGTCTGCAATGCCATCGAGACGGTGCTCATCCATGCCGACATCGCCCCGCAGGCCATCGCAGCCCTCACCGATCAGATGGTGGCCGACGGCGTCACCCTGCACGGCGATCCACGTGCTGTCGCCCTCGACAACCGCATCGTCCCGGCCACCGCCGAGGAGTACGAGGCGGAGTACCTCTCCTTGGACCTCGCTGTGAAGGTCGTCGACAACCTGGACGAGGCCATCGCGCACATTGCGCAGTACGGCACCGGACACTCCGAGACGATCGTCACCAATTCGGTGGTGGCCGCCCAGGAGTTCACCGCGATGGTTGACGCGGCAGCCGTCCTCGTCAATGCGTCCAGCAGATTCGTCGACGGTGGACAGTTCGGGTTCGGCGCCGAGATCGGCATCTCCACCCAGAAGATGCATGCCCGAGGCCCCATGGGACTACCGGAAATGACGACGACCAGTTACCGTGTCGTCGGTACCGGCCAGATCCGATCCTGA
- the nadD gene encoding nicotinate-nucleotide adenylyltransferase — protein sequence MESTELGLARPHNGRRYRLGVMGGTFDPIHHGHLVAASEVAARFSLDEVVFVPTGVPWQKKDRKVSHREDRYLMTVIATASNPSFSVSRVDIDRQGETYTVDTLRDLRRERGDDVDLFFITGADALRQILTWRGADELFDLATFIGVSRPGVPLTPEDISHLPADKVTLLEVPAMAISSTDCRRRVTSNLPIWYLVPDGIVQYINKRGLYQA from the coding sequence ATGGAGTCGACGGAACTGGGTCTGGCCCGTCCACACAACGGACGACGCTACCGGCTGGGGGTGATGGGCGGCACTTTCGACCCGATTCACCACGGGCACCTGGTGGCGGCCTCGGAGGTGGCTGCGCGGTTCAGTCTGGACGAGGTGGTCTTCGTGCCCACCGGTGTGCCGTGGCAGAAGAAGGACCGCAAGGTCTCCCACCGTGAGGACCGGTACCTCATGACGGTCATCGCAACGGCCTCCAACCCCTCGTTCTCGGTCTCGCGGGTGGACATCGACCGGCAGGGGGAGACCTACACCGTCGACACATTGCGTGACCTGCGCCGGGAACGTGGAGACGACGTCGACCTGTTCTTCATCACCGGTGCCGACGCGCTGCGCCAGATCCTCACCTGGCGCGGAGCCGACGAGCTGTTCGACCTGGCCACCTTCATCGGTGTCTCGCGTCCCGGTGTGCCGTTGACGCCGGAGGACATCTCGCATCTGCCGGCCGACAAGGTCACCCTGCTCGAGGTGCCAGCCATGGCGATCTCCTCGACGGATTGCCGGCGACGTGTCACGAGTAATCTACCGATCTGGTACCTGGTGCCCGACGGCATCGTGCAGTACATCAACAAACGTGGCCTCTACCAGGCCTGA
- a CDS encoding histidine phosphatase family protein, which yields MSGRTRLVLVRHGRTSYNVQGRLQGRLDIDLDEVGRRQVAATAPVIAAMEPAAVLSSPLQRARHTAEAIASAAGVSVREDGRLVEIDVGVWSGEKASQLRRNDPTYAAGMTARDDYVRPGGESAGEVAERIIAVCADAVGEHAGQTVVLVSHGFALRTAAAYLMGGDYAASRQFGGLANCGWIVLDHLDAEERQRRGFTSPWRLMAYNATVS from the coding sequence GTGAGTGGGCGGACACGGCTCGTCCTCGTTCGGCATGGACGCACGTCCTACAACGTTCAGGGACGGCTGCAGGGCCGTCTCGACATCGACCTGGACGAGGTGGGTCGACGGCAGGTTGCCGCCACCGCGCCGGTCATTGCCGCCATGGAGCCTGCTGCCGTCCTCTCCTCACCGCTGCAGCGGGCTCGACACACGGCTGAGGCCATCGCCTCGGCAGCCGGGGTGTCGGTGCGTGAGGACGGGCGACTGGTGGAGATCGACGTTGGTGTATGGTCAGGTGAAAAGGCCAGCCAGCTGCGTCGGAACGATCCCACGTACGCCGCTGGCATGACGGCTCGCGACGACTACGTGCGGCCAGGCGGGGAAAGTGCCGGCGAGGTCGCCGAGCGCATCATCGCCGTGTGTGCGGACGCCGTGGGTGAGCATGCCGGGCAGACTGTGGTGCTCGTCTCGCACGGGTTCGCGTTGCGTACGGCTGCGGCCTATCTCATGGGTGGTGACTATGCCGCATCGCGTCAGTTCGGTGGACTGGCCAACTGCGGCTGGATCGTCTTGGATCATCTGGACGCTGAGGAACGGCAACGCAGGGGATTCACGTCACCGTGGCGGCTCATGGCGTACAACGCGACGGTGAGTTGA
- a CDS encoding putative glycolipid-binding domain-containing protein, with translation MWARKRTYAWRGWDEPDLVNTATVAFHRNHLDATGVQECPHYAARWELITDSHWITREITIEVAGNGWGRTLRLVRRRNGQWRDKATTSGTQPSGLASPGIAPDTDLSAALDCDLEQCPLTCTMPIRRLGLLEGAVPSTNLIVARVELPSLHVTASEQHYASVDAHCVAHGVDAGADVVVGVDAEAVVTDYPQVARRVGN, from the coding sequence ATGTGGGCGAGGAAGCGGACGTACGCATGGCGTGGTTGGGACGAGCCCGATCTCGTCAACACCGCAACCGTGGCCTTTCACCGCAACCATCTGGATGCCACCGGTGTGCAGGAATGTCCGCACTACGCCGCCCGATGGGAACTGATCACGGACTCACACTGGATCACCCGCGAGATCACCATCGAGGTGGCAGGCAACGGGTGGGGCAGGACGCTGCGCCTCGTTCGCCGGAGGAACGGTCAGTGGCGCGACAAGGCCACCACCTCCGGCACGCAACCATCCGGCCTCGCCTCGCCGGGAATCGCGCCGGACACCGACCTCTCGGCGGCACTCGACTGCGATCTTGAACAGTGCCCCCTCACCTGCACCATGCCGATCCGACGGCTGGGTCTGCTCGAGGGTGCAGTGCCGTCCACGAACCTGATCGTGGCGCGGGTGGAACTCCCCTCCCTGCACGTCACCGCGTCGGAGCAGCACTACGCCAGCGTCGATGCCCACTGCGTGGCCCACGGGGTCGACGCCGGGGCAGACGTCGTCGTCGGAGTGGACGCCGAAGCCGTCGTCACCGATTACCCGCAGGTGGCGCGCCGGGTTGGGAACTGA
- the thiM gene encoding hydroxyethylthiazole kinase, which produces MTDESIFTSRVAEAVTAMRKANPVTQCLTNIVVTNFTANVLLAAGASPAMVDNAQESGIFAQMAEGVLVNSGTPYPETAEAMKQAAGTAAGKWVLDPVACTLPWRGQIVRDCLAASHPAIIRGNASEILALHGTGEGGRGTDAVDTTEAALPAARELARANECVVAVSGPVDRITDGARVATVTAGHEWMTLVTGVGCSLGALMAAFAAAESDRLVAATAATAMMCVAAERAARRTVAPGSFAIALIDELYLVTPDEVAEQGGIRCVQA; this is translated from the coding sequence ATGACTGACGAGTCCATTTTCACCAGCCGCGTTGCCGAGGCGGTGACGGCCATGCGAAAAGCCAATCCGGTGACGCAGTGCCTCACCAATATCGTTGTGACGAACTTCACTGCCAATGTGCTACTTGCTGCTGGCGCCTCACCGGCGATGGTCGACAACGCCCAGGAATCCGGGATCTTCGCCCAGATGGCTGAGGGAGTCCTGGTGAACTCTGGCACCCCCTACCCCGAGACCGCCGAGGCCATGAAACAGGCTGCCGGCACAGCTGCCGGAAAATGGGTGCTCGACCCAGTGGCGTGCACGCTGCCGTGGCGTGGCCAGATCGTGCGCGACTGCCTGGCCGCAAGTCATCCCGCCATCATTCGTGGCAACGCCTCCGAGATCCTGGCCCTCCACGGCACGGGTGAGGGTGGGCGGGGCACCGACGCCGTCGACACCACCGAAGCCGCCCTGCCAGCTGCCCGAGAGCTCGCCCGAGCCAACGAGTGCGTCGTTGCCGTCTCCGGGCCGGTCGATCGCATCACTGACGGTGCCCGGGTGGCCACCGTCACGGCGGGTCATGAGTGGATGACCCTGGTCACCGGTGTCGGCTGCTCCTTGGGAGCCCTCATGGCGGCCTTCGCCGCTGCCGAGTCCGATCGTCTCGTCGCCGCCACGGCCGCCACGGCGATGATGTGCGTGGCTGCCGAGCGTGCTGCCCGGCGCACCGTCGCCCCCGGCTCCTTCGCCATCGCCCTCATCGACGAGCTGTACCTCGTCACTCCCGACGAGGTTGCCGAGCAGGGAGGAATCCGCTGTGTCCAGGCCTGA
- the thiE gene encoding thiamine phosphate synthase yields the protein MSRPDFDLSVYLVTDTDQCGGADGVVETVRQAVDGGATLVQLRDHHLGDDDFVVLGRRLVDVLAGAGVPLLIDDRVHLVETIGAAGAHVGQSDTDVATARRIIGPDRLLGLSAQSPEHVRAAIAAGEDIVDYLGVGALHATGTKPEADDLGLRRLAEVIKVSPWPVCAIGGVKADDAADLARIHCDGMSVVSAICGQPDPRQAAADLLAAWTVATGRS from the coding sequence GTGTCCAGGCCTGACTTCGACCTGTCGGTGTACCTGGTCACCGACACCGATCAGTGTGGTGGCGCGGACGGCGTCGTCGAGACGGTACGGCAGGCCGTGGATGGGGGAGCGACCCTGGTCCAACTGCGGGACCACCACCTCGGTGATGACGACTTCGTCGTCCTGGGGCGGCGTCTGGTGGACGTGCTCGCCGGCGCAGGAGTCCCACTGCTGATCGATGACCGGGTGCACCTCGTCGAGACCATCGGGGCAGCCGGTGCCCACGTCGGCCAGTCCGACACCGACGTTGCCACGGCGCGGCGCATCATCGGCCCCGACCGCCTGCTCGGACTGTCGGCCCAGAGCCCCGAACATGTCAGGGCAGCCATCGCTGCTGGTGAGGACATCGTCGACTATCTGGGCGTGGGGGCACTGCATGCCACGGGGACGAAGCCCGAGGCCGACGACTTGGGGCTGAGGCGTCTTGCCGAGGTCATCAAGGTCAGTCCGTGGCCGGTGTGTGCCATCGGTGGCGTCAAGGCCGACGACGCCGCCGATCTGGCCCGTATCCACTGCGACGGTATGAGCGTCGTCTCGGCCATCTGCGGCCAACCTGATCCGCGTCAGGCCGCCGCCGACCTTCTCGCAGCGTGGACGGTCGCCACCGGTCGGAGCTGA
- a CDS encoding L-lactate dehydrogenase — translation MTLKAVNRRKISVIGAGSVGSSLAYACLIRGSADIVCLYDINKDKVEAEVADLAHGTQFTPASVMGGADIKDTVNSDIVFITAGAKQKPGQTRLDLAGVNAGILKSLMPQLLEQSPNALFVLVTNPCDVLTVVAQDISGLPSSRVFSTGTMLDTSRLRWLIRQWANVAQRHVHATIVGEHGDSEFPLWSIAQISGVPIHEWKVDGESVFTDEVLDDLAHEAAFAAYKIIEGKGATNYAIGLTGARLAEALLGANRSILPLSSVIDDVHGVKNVALSMPCIVSREGIEGVVPVPMSDGEITKLHASAERLKDSLSSLDI, via the coding sequence ATGACCTTGAAAGCAGTCAATCGTCGCAAGATCTCGGTTATCGGTGCTGGAAGTGTCGGCAGCTCGCTGGCCTATGCCTGTCTCATTCGCGGTTCGGCCGACATCGTCTGTCTCTACGACATCAACAAGGACAAGGTGGAGGCTGAGGTCGCCGACCTGGCTCACGGCACCCAGTTCACCCCGGCATCGGTCATGGGTGGTGCCGACATCAAGGACACCGTCAACTCTGACATTGTCTTCATCACTGCTGGCGCCAAGCAGAAGCCCGGTCAGACCAGGCTCGATCTAGCCGGTGTCAACGCCGGAATCCTCAAGTCCCTCATGCCCCAGCTGCTCGAACAGTCGCCCAATGCGCTGTTCGTCCTGGTCACCAACCCGTGCGATGTCCTCACCGTCGTCGCTCAGGACATCTCTGGACTGCCTTCCAGCCGAGTGTTCTCGACCGGAACCATGCTCGACACCTCTCGGCTGCGCTGGCTCATCCGTCAGTGGGCCAATGTGGCACAGCGTCACGTGCACGCCACCATCGTCGGTGAGCACGGCGACTCGGAGTTCCCGCTGTGGTCCATCGCGCAGATCTCCGGCGTGCCGATCCACGAATGGAAGGTGGACGGCGAGTCCGTCTTCACCGACGAGGTGCTCGACGACCTTGCCCACGAGGCAGCCTTCGCCGCATACAAGATCATCGAGGGCAAGGGAGCAACCAACTACGCCATCGGCCTGACTGGTGCTCGACTTGCCGAGGCCCTGCTGGGAGCGAACCGCTCGATCCTCCCGCTGTCCAGCGTGATCGACGACGTCCACGGCGTCAAGAACGTCGCCCTGTCCATGCCGTGCATCGTCTCGCGCGAAGGTATCGAAGGAGTCGTCCCGGTACCGATGAGCGATGGTGAGATCACCAAGTTGCACGCTTCCGCCGAGCGTCTCAAGGACAGCCTGTCGAGCCTGGACATCTGA
- a CDS encoding NAD-dependent malic enzyme: MTSSFEFVENPDGEVLRIAARGTDVLGNALINRGTAFTTAEREALDLTGLLPSQVVDIEDQLRRVYSQYRAQPDALSKYLFLTAMHDRNEVLYFRLLGEHIEEMLPIVYTPTIGQAIEQYSYWYHRPRGIFLSIDDPDGIEESLAAMGHDSDEVDLIVVTDSEGILGIGDQGVGGVAITIGKLAVYTAAAGIHPHRVLPVVLDVGTDNMELLNDDGYLGVRHGRVRGEKYDQFIDKFLTTAHDRYPNAMIHWEDFGAANATRILDRYRDDYCTFNDDIQGTAAVVLAALVSAVKVSGIKLSDHRIVVHGAGTAGVGIAELGIKLMMEEGMSESEARSHFWALGSRGLLREGIPMRDFQEPFARSASELSGWHTETPGKYELSDVVRNVKPTILIGTSAQQGAFDEKIVKDMARHCDRPIIMPLSNPISRAEAIPSDLIEWTGGSALIATGSPFDPVQYRGTTYHIAQANNALIFPGVGLGVIASNAKLVSDSMISAAAKALAKVGRPRKLGESLLPDIDQLRPISARVGMAVAQQASQEGLAQKDLDNPVDTIFQTMWRPEYPRIEVI; the protein is encoded by the coding sequence ATGACAAGTTCTTTTGAGTTCGTCGAAAATCCCGACGGGGAAGTGCTTCGCATTGCTGCCCGCGGGACTGATGTACTCGGCAATGCATTGATCAACCGCGGAACAGCCTTCACCACTGCAGAACGGGAGGCACTGGATCTCACCGGTCTGCTTCCCTCACAGGTTGTTGACATCGAGGACCAACTCAGACGCGTCTACTCCCAGTACCGTGCTCAGCCGGATGCGTTGAGCAAGTACCTGTTCCTCACCGCCATGCATGATCGCAACGAGGTGTTGTACTTCCGGCTGTTGGGCGAGCACATCGAGGAGATGCTCCCCATCGTCTACACGCCGACCATCGGCCAGGCGATCGAGCAGTACAGTTACTGGTACCACCGGCCACGCGGCATCTTCCTGTCCATCGACGATCCTGATGGCATCGAGGAATCCTTGGCTGCCATGGGGCATGATTCCGACGAGGTCGACCTCATCGTCGTCACTGATTCCGAGGGAATCCTTGGAATCGGTGATCAAGGTGTCGGTGGGGTTGCCATCACCATTGGAAAACTTGCGGTGTACACGGCAGCTGCCGGAATCCATCCGCATCGTGTTCTGCCCGTCGTGCTGGACGTGGGAACCGACAACATGGAATTGCTCAATGACGATGGATACCTCGGAGTCCGTCATGGCCGGGTCCGTGGCGAGAAGTATGACCAGTTCATCGACAAATTCCTCACCACAGCCCATGATCGGTATCCGAATGCCATGATTCACTGGGAGGATTTCGGAGCGGCAAATGCCACCCGAATCCTGGATCGATACCGTGATGACTACTGCACATTCAATGACGACATCCAAGGCACGGCTGCTGTGGTGCTGGCGGCCCTGGTCAGTGCCGTGAAGGTGTCGGGGATCAAGCTTTCCGATCATCGGATCGTCGTCCACGGTGCCGGCACGGCCGGCGTGGGAATAGCCGAACTCGGTATCAAACTCATGATGGAAGAAGGCATGAGTGAGAGCGAGGCACGCAGTCATTTCTGGGCCCTCGGTTCACGCGGACTGCTGCGGGAAGGAATCCCGATGCGCGATTTCCAGGAGCCCTTTGCCCGGTCGGCCTCGGAGTTGTCCGGATGGCACACGGAAACCCCCGGAAAGTATGAACTCAGTGACGTCGTCCGCAACGTCAAACCGACCATTCTCATTGGTACCTCAGCTCAACAGGGTGCCTTCGACGAAAAGATCGTCAAGGACATGGCTCGGCACTGTGATCGTCCGATCATCATGCCGCTGTCGAATCCGATCTCACGTGCCGAGGCGATTCCCTCCGACCTCATCGAGTGGACTGGCGGTTCTGCCCTCATCGCAACCGGCTCACCGTTCGATCCGGTTCAGTACCGCGGCACCACGTATCACATTGCTCAGGCGAACAATGCACTCATCTTCCCGGGAGTAGGGCTCGGCGTCATCGCCTCGAATGCCAAGCTCGTCTCCGACTCGATGATCTCTGCTGCTGCGAAGGCCCTGGCCAAGGTGGGACGGCCCCGAAAGCTCGGGGAGTCACTGCTGCCCGACATCGACCAGCTGCGTCCGATCTCGGCACGGGTTGGTATGGCCGTGGCCCAGCAGGCCAGTCAGGAAGGTCTTGCCCAGAAGGACCTCGACAACCCGGTGGACACGATATTCCAGACGATGTGGCGACCGGAGTACCCCAGGATCGAGGTCATTTGA
- a CDS encoding DUF4192 family protein, with product MRSSQEPLRITSIDDAIHLLPHLLGFQPEESLVTLIVGPPGCSAEGLVARMDLLPLSTRAGFLAGPGAIETAYPSCDMLMVVFSQDVHQGLTILRNGLPLLTRSRVLEAVVTDQVMWQGISCADDCPGHRVANGSRVHAEAVYRGLAVLPNRSSLAEAVGPAHPSQLRIEHPVRLAVQQQVAHLSSDEQTALAQKVRDGVVATGAAPSAEQAWQLVICLENDEVARHLWETTPRDGARKHAELWSQVLTHCPDDHALAVLALHGQACWLCGDGALESVSLERARLIHRADPSSQPAGTSLIAALEMSYRALLAPHTWDVMPRDPAVMALGEGTDESLSVAAPRPCA from the coding sequence ATGAGATCTTCCCAGGAACCGTTACGTATCACTTCCATCGACGACGCGATCCACCTTCTTCCTCATCTGTTGGGGTTCCAACCCGAGGAAAGCCTGGTGACCCTCATCGTCGGTCCGCCCGGCTGCTCCGCCGAAGGATTGGTGGCTCGCATGGATCTCCTGCCCCTGTCGACACGTGCTGGTTTCCTTGCCGGCCCCGGCGCAATAGAGACGGCGTACCCATCCTGTGACATGCTCATGGTGGTATTCAGCCAGGACGTGCATCAGGGCCTGACCATCCTGCGCAACGGCCTTCCCCTGCTCACACGTAGCCGGGTACTGGAGGCTGTGGTCACCGACCAGGTGATGTGGCAGGGAATCTCCTGTGCCGACGACTGTCCTGGCCACCGGGTGGCGAATGGCAGCAGAGTTCATGCTGAAGCGGTCTATCGCGGACTTGCCGTGCTGCCGAACAGGTCCAGCCTCGCCGAAGCCGTGGGCCCGGCCCACCCCAGCCAGCTTCGCATCGAGCACCCGGTGCGGTTGGCAGTCCAGCAGCAGGTGGCGCATCTCAGCAGTGATGAGCAGACGGCTCTGGCACAGAAGGTGCGTGATGGTGTGGTGGCGACTGGTGCTGCACCGTCCGCCGAGCAGGCTTGGCAGCTGGTCATCTGTCTGGAGAACGACGAGGTGGCTCGGCACCTGTGGGAGACAACCCCGCGAGACGGTGCCCGCAAACACGCTGAGCTGTGGTCCCAGGTTCTCACGCACTGCCCGGACGATCATGCCCTGGCCGTGCTGGCACTGCACGGCCAGGCCTGTTGGCTGTGTGGCGACGGAGCGTTGGAGTCGGTGAGCTTGGAACGGGCCCGTCTCATTCACCGTGCGGACCCATCCAGCCAACCTGCAGGTACGTCCCTCATCGCAGCATTGGAGATGTCGTATCGAGCGTTGCTCGCTCCCCACACATGGGATGTCATGCCACGGGATCCCGCCGTGATGGCGCTCGGCGAGGGAACGGACGAATCACTCAGCGTTGCCGCACCGCGCCCGTGCGCCTGA